A region of the Peptococcaceae bacterium genome:
GGATGGCGACGTTGATCCACTCATCCGGGACGTTCATTTCCTGCAGTTTCTTTTTGAGGTTTACTGCAGTCCTGATACCCTCCGTCGAACTGAGGATGTTTATTCTCTCGACAAGGCTTGAATCACCTTGTTCAATCTTTCCGAATCCTGCAAGCAGTCTTTTTATTAATTCAAATTTCTCCTGGTCAAAACAGTTAACCACAATAATCCCGGGTTCGCCCCTTAAGATCGAACCGGCATGGCCGATTATTTTTGCGTCATAAATAAAAACACCTTTTCTCTGCCTGTGTAATTCAGGCAACACATAACCGGAGGTGGCCATATTAAGTATTATAGTACCTTCTTTGACAATCTCCAGCAGCTTTTCCACCGCTTCGTTAACAGCCTGCTTCGGCAAAACCAACATCACCATGTCGGCATCCGCCGCGCCTTCATAGCCGCTGAAAGCTCTGCCGCTGACTTTGCCCGCCACTTCTTGGGCCAGTTTAAAGTTGCTGTCGATTATTG
Encoded here:
- a CDS encoding NAD(P)-binding domain-containing protein, yielding MRNKKHKGAARIMTYSVSVIGAGRMGSVVASRLPFETEITIIDSNFKLAQEVAGKVSGRAFSGYEGAADADMVMLVLPKQAVNEAVEKLLEIVKEGTIILNMATSGYVLPELHRQRKGVFIYDAKIIGHAGSILRGEPGIIVVNCFDQEKFELIKRLLAGFGKIEQGDSSLVERINILSSTEGIRTAVNLKKKLQEMNVPDEWINVAIRTVCAGTMKSFTENDLGHFAQELVKKMEQGQD